Part of the Ruegeria sp. AD91A genome, AACCGCACCGCGTCATAGTCGGATGTGGCAGCCAGATTGTGTTTTTGCGCCAAGCGTCGTGCGATACGCAATTGACGGCCCGTCAGGCCTTCGCGCTTGATGTCATCCAGCTGCGTCCCCGGCTGCGCCTCGCCTGCGGCGGCAGGGTCATGCGTCGCGTTGCGAATACGCGAAATTGCGTCCGACCTCGCCTCGGCCGAACTTTCAGTCTGGCGTTTGTGGCGCCAGTTATATTTTCTAACCTTGGGTTTCGTAGTCATACAGCTGCTTCGCCTCTTCCAAGGAGTCAAACATATACAATTGCCCGTCCAGAAGTACGGCCGCTTTCCGGGCGAATTTCTCTAACACGGACGGGCTGTGCGATACGATCACCAAAGTCGTTGTGCGCAACCTTTCCTTCAGGATCGACCCTGCCTTTTCGTTGAATTCGACATCTGTTGTCGCCGGCATCCCTTCGTCGATGAGGTACATGTCAAAGTCCAACGCCAGCATCAAAGAAAAGGTAAAACGCGCTCTCATCCCAGAGGAATACGTAGCGAGGGGCTGGTCGAAATATTCGCCCAAGCCGCAGAGCCATTTGCAATAGGCCTCGATATAGTCGGGGTCCATACCGTAGATTTTGGCGATGTAACGTGCGTTCTCAAGCGCTGACAGTTTCCCCGACACGCCACCGGTGAACCCCATGGGAAAGGAAACGCGGCATTCGCGACGGATCACGCCTTCGTCGGGTTTTTCCAGACCTGCCATCATGTTGATCAACGTGGTTTTCCCGGTTCCGTTCGGGGCCAGAACACCCAGCGAGGTGCCCAGTTCGACCCGAAATGAGACCCGATCCAGAATCACCTTGCGGCGCGTTCCGGTCCAGAAGGATTTGCTGACGTTGTCGAACTCTAGCATTCGCGGTCTGCTGCTCGTTTTGGTCGTGTTGTCGCACTTGCGGGCGGCCAGAAAGGATTTTTTACCGACCCATGTTGGCTACATTATGTCGAATTATGAAACAAATGATCAATGCGTCGCGGTAATGCGCATGATTGTCTGGTCAGTTGCAGCAAGAAATTCCATTCACTTGGTGCTGCGTCCGGTCGATACTATCTGTTTTACCGACCAACAACAGTCTGGATGGGCAGGGGCCTTCACGATCAGATGAACGCTTTACGTCAGGGGATCCGCGCCTGCCGCTTGTGTGCTGACAGGTTCGCGCAAACAGAAACCGCACACGAGCCGCGCCCGGTGGTCTGGTTCCGCACCGGAACGCCAATCCTTGTCGCCGGGCAGGCACCGGGCGCCCGTGTGCACGAGTCGGGGCG contains:
- a CDS encoding ABC transporter ATP-binding protein; the protein is MLEFDNVSKSFWTGTRRKVILDRVSFRVELGTSLGVLAPNGTGKTTLINMMAGLEKPDEGVIRRECRVSFPMGFTGGVSGKLSALENARYIAKIYGMDPDYIEAYCKWLCGLGEYFDQPLATYSSGMRARFTFSLMLALDFDMYLIDEGMPATTDVEFNEKAGSILKERLRTTTLVIVSHSPSVLEKFARKAAVLLDGQLYMFDSLEEAKQLYDYETQG